One window of the Candidatus Microbacterium colombiense genome contains the following:
- the lpdA gene encoding dihydrolipoyl dehydrogenase — protein MTTHTFDIVVLGGGSGGYAAALRASELGKTVALVEKDKVGGTCLHRGCIPTKALLHAAEVAEHVRDAASVGITATLEGIDPAGVRAYREGIVAKKFKGLEGLVKARGITTVAGTGRLNADRTVSVGDDIYAGTDVVLATGSYSRTLPGLEIGGRIITSEHALALDVIPDRVLILGGGVIGVEFASVWRSFGSEVTIIEALPHLVPNEDIALSKGLERAFRRRGIQYSLGVRYQSAVQDESSVTVTLEDGKEFSADYLLVAVGRGPVTADLGFEEAGVTLDRGFVTVDQDLRTGVPGLWAVGDIVPGLQLAHRGFQQGIAVAERIAGLSPTNIPDLQIPKVTYSSPEVASVGVTEAAAIADHGADAVVAYEYNLAGNGKSEIIGTGGLVKVVRLKDGPVIGVHLLGDRVGELITEGQLAVAWEAHPEDIAPLIHAHPTQSEALGEAFLALAGKPLHAL, from the coding sequence ATGACCACGCACACCTTCGACATCGTCGTTCTCGGCGGCGGTAGTGGCGGCTACGCGGCCGCACTCCGGGCCAGTGAGCTCGGCAAGACCGTCGCACTCGTCGAGAAGGACAAGGTCGGCGGAACCTGCCTCCATCGCGGATGCATCCCGACGAAGGCACTCCTGCATGCGGCGGAAGTCGCCGAGCACGTGCGAGATGCAGCGTCCGTCGGGATCACGGCCACGCTGGAGGGCATCGACCCTGCGGGTGTACGCGCCTACCGCGAAGGCATCGTCGCGAAGAAGTTCAAGGGCCTCGAGGGCCTGGTCAAGGCTCGCGGCATCACGACCGTGGCCGGGACGGGCCGCTTGAACGCGGACCGCACTGTGAGCGTCGGCGATGACATCTACGCGGGAACCGACGTCGTCCTCGCCACGGGTTCGTACAGCCGCACGCTGCCCGGGCTCGAGATCGGCGGACGCATCATCACGAGCGAGCATGCTCTCGCGCTCGATGTGATCCCGGACCGTGTGCTGATCCTCGGCGGCGGCGTGATCGGCGTCGAATTCGCCAGCGTCTGGCGCTCGTTCGGCTCCGAGGTCACGATCATCGAAGCACTGCCTCACCTTGTTCCCAATGAGGACATCGCGCTCAGCAAAGGCCTGGAGCGTGCCTTCCGCCGACGAGGTATCCAGTACTCCCTCGGCGTGCGTTATCAGAGCGCGGTTCAGGACGAGTCCTCCGTGACCGTCACGCTCGAGGACGGCAAGGAGTTCAGCGCCGACTACCTGCTCGTCGCCGTCGGCCGCGGCCCCGTCACCGCCGACCTCGGCTTCGAGGAAGCAGGAGTCACCCTCGACCGTGGTTTCGTGACCGTCGACCAGGACCTGCGCACCGGCGTGCCGGGCCTGTGGGCCGTCGGCGACATCGTGCCGGGTCTGCAGCTCGCGCACCGGGGATTCCAGCAGGGCATCGCCGTGGCGGAGCGGATCGCGGGCCTCAGCCCCACGAACATCCCTGACCTGCAGATCCCCAAGGTCACCTACTCCAGCCCGGAGGTCGCCTCTGTCGGTGTCACCGAGGCAGCGGCGATCGCCGATCACGGCGCGGACGCGGTCGTCGCATACGAGTACAACCTCGCGGGCAACGGCAAGAGCGAGATCATCGGGACCGGCGGGCTCGTGAAGGTCGTGCGCCTCAAGGACGGCCCCGTCATCGGTGTCCATCTCCTCGGCGACCGCGTCGGAGAGCTGATCACGGAGGGACAGCTCGCCGTCGCCTGGGAAGCTCATCCCGAGGACATCGCGCCTCTCATCCATGCGCACCCCACACAGAGCGAGGCGCTGGGCGAAGCCTTCCTCGCCCTCGCGGGGAAGCCACTGCACGCCCTCTGA
- a CDS encoding RNA polymerase sigma factor → MTPATTNKSRTTKKAADETATEVPVETKEAAEKPAPLSAAKRAAAKRAPAKKKKADDIVEDDEVPAAGAADVDEEDDDSKPKFTEPLPTGAIVISSSDEDDVPVYSTQITGATADPVKDYLKQIGKVALLNAAEEVELAMRIEAGLFAEEKLSTMTAAEKAGQLGLDLQWVARDGQRAKSHLLGANLRLVVSLAKRYTGRGMQFLDLIQEGNLGLIRAVEKFDYTKGFKFSTYATWWIRQAITRAMADQARTIRIPVHMVEVINKLARVQRQMLQDLGREPTPEELSRELDMTPEKVVEVQKYGREPISLHTPLGEDGDSEFGDLIEDTEAVVPADAVGFTMLQRQLEQLLDSLSEREAGVIRMRFGLGDGQPKTLDQIGDTFGVTRERIRQIESKTMAKLRHPSRSQSLRDYLE, encoded by the coding sequence GTGACTCCTGCCACGACAAACAAATCCCGGACGACGAAGAAGGCCGCTGACGAGACCGCGACCGAGGTTCCGGTCGAGACGAAGGAAGCAGCTGAGAAGCCCGCGCCTCTGAGCGCAGCGAAGCGCGCAGCCGCGAAGCGTGCTCCGGCGAAGAAGAAGAAGGCCGACGACATCGTCGAAGACGACGAGGTTCCCGCCGCCGGTGCTGCCGACGTCGATGAAGAAGACGACGACAGCAAGCCGAAGTTCACCGAGCCGCTGCCCACGGGCGCGATCGTCATCAGTTCCAGCGACGAGGATGACGTTCCCGTCTACTCGACGCAGATCACCGGCGCGACGGCTGACCCGGTCAAGGACTACCTGAAGCAGATCGGCAAGGTCGCTCTGCTCAACGCGGCCGAAGAGGTCGAGCTCGCGATGCGCATCGAGGCCGGACTCTTCGCCGAGGAGAAGCTCTCGACCATGACGGCCGCCGAGAAGGCCGGCCAGCTGGGTCTCGACCTGCAGTGGGTCGCCCGTGACGGTCAGCGCGCGAAGAGCCACCTGCTCGGCGCGAACCTCCGACTCGTCGTCTCGCTCGCGAAGCGCTACACCGGTCGTGGAATGCAGTTCCTCGACCTCATCCAGGAGGGAAACCTGGGTCTCATCCGTGCGGTCGAGAAGTTCGACTACACCAAGGGATTCAAGTTCTCCACCTACGCGACGTGGTGGATCCGTCAGGCGATCACCCGCGCCATGGCCGATCAGGCCCGTACCATCCGCATCCCGGTGCACATGGTCGAGGTCATCAACAAGCTCGCCCGCGTCCAGCGGCAGATGCTGCAGGACCTCGGTCGCGAACCCACCCCGGAAGAGCTCAGCCGTGAACTCGACATGACGCCTGAGAAGGTCGTCGAGGTGCAGAAGTACGGTCGCGAACCGATCTCTCTGCACACCCCGCTCGGTGAAGACGGAGACAGTGAGTTCGGTGACCTCATCGAGGACACCGAGGCCGTGGTCCCTGCCGACGCCGTCGGCTTCACGATGCTCCAGCGTCAGCTCGAGCAGCTCCTCGACTCGCTCTCCGAGCGCGAGGCCGGTGTGATCCGCATGCGCTTCGGCCTGGGCGACGGTCAGCCGAAGACGCTCGACCAGATCGGTGACACGTTCGGTGTGACGCGTGAGCGCATCCGCCAGATCGAGTCCAAGACGATGGCGAAGCTTCGCCACCCGAGCCGCTCGCAGTCGCTGCGGGACTACCTCGAGTGA
- the sucB gene encoding 2-oxoglutarate dehydrogenase, E2 component, dihydrolipoamide succinyltransferase, which translates to MSTSVILPPLGESVTEGTVTRWLKQVGDTVQADEGLLEISTDKVDTEIPSPVTGVIEEILVAEDETVEVGALLARIGDGSAPAPEADAPAAAEPAAEAAPVAEAAPAAEPAPAAEAPAAEAPATEAAPAGDATDIVLPELGESVTEGTVTRWLKQVGDTVAVDEALLEISTDKVDTEIPSPIAGVLQEIVAAEDETVAVGAVLARVGSGAAAAAPAPAASGPAAAPAPAATPAPTAAPAPAAAPAPAAAPAPAAAPAPAAAPAPAAAPLALPTDNDNVYVTPLVRRLASQQGVDLASVTGTGVGGRIRKEDVLKAAETAAAPAATAPAAAAPAPLEVSPLRGTTQPMSRLRKVLAERAVASMQQTAQLTTVVEVDVTALADYRDSVKASFLEKTGDKLSFLPFFALATAEALQAFPIVNATVKDDQIVYPASENVSIAVDTERGLLTPVLRDAASKNIAAIAHEIADLAARTRDNKLKPDELAGGTFTLTNTGSRGALFDTPVVFLPQSAILGTGTVVKRPGLVKVGGSDAIAIRSYVYLALSYDHRIIDGADAARFLGAVKARLEAAQFASQLGA; encoded by the coding sequence ATGAGCACATCCGTGATCCTCCCCCCTCTCGGTGAGAGCGTCACAGAGGGTACGGTCACCCGCTGGCTCAAGCAGGTGGGAGACACCGTGCAGGCAGACGAGGGTCTGCTGGAGATCTCGACCGACAAGGTCGACACCGAGATCCCCTCCCCCGTCACCGGCGTGATCGAAGAGATCCTCGTGGCGGAAGACGAGACGGTCGAGGTCGGCGCACTGCTGGCTCGCATCGGCGATGGCAGCGCTCCGGCACCGGAGGCTGACGCCCCGGCTGCCGCCGAGCCCGCCGCCGAAGCGGCACCGGTTGCAGAGGCCGCGCCCGCTGCTGAGCCCGCTCCTGCCGCCGAGGCTCCCGCCGCAGAGGCGCCTGCCACCGAGGCCGCTCCCGCCGGGGACGCGACCGACATCGTTCTGCCCGAGCTGGGCGAGAGCGTCACCGAAGGCACGGTCACCCGCTGGCTCAAGCAGGTCGGCGACACGGTCGCCGTCGATGAGGCACTGCTGGAGATCTCGACCGACAAGGTCGACACCGAGATCCCGTCGCCCATCGCCGGTGTTCTGCAGGAGATCGTCGCTGCGGAAGACGAGACGGTCGCCGTCGGCGCCGTGCTGGCCCGCGTCGGCTCGGGAGCAGCAGCTGCTGCTCCGGCTCCTGCAGCCTCGGGTCCCGCTGCTGCCCCGGCTCCCGCCGCAACTCCGGCACCGACCGCTGCCCCGGCTCCCGCCGCAGCTCCGGCGCCGGCCGCGGCACCCGCACCGGCTGCTGCACCCGCACCGGCTGCTGCTCCGGCACCCGCCGCCGCACCGTTGGCGCTGCCGACGGACAACGACAACGTGTACGTCACGCCGCTGGTGCGTCGTCTCGCTTCGCAGCAGGGTGTCGACCTCGCGTCCGTGACGGGCACGGGTGTCGGCGGACGCATCCGCAAGGAAGACGTGCTCAAGGCAGCGGAGACCGCCGCCGCCCCGGCCGCGACAGCACCCGCAGCTGCCGCACCGGCTCCCCTCGAGGTCTCTCCGCTGCGCGGTACGACCCAGCCGATGTCGCGCCTGCGCAAGGTGCTCGCCGAGCGCGCGGTCGCCTCGATGCAGCAGACCGCTCAGCTCACGACGGTCGTCGAGGTCGATGTCACGGCGCTCGCGGACTACCGCGACAGCGTGAAGGCGTCGTTCTTGGAGAAGACGGGCGACAAGCTGTCGTTCCTCCCGTTCTTCGCGCTGGCGACCGCCGAGGCGCTTCAGGCGTTCCCGATCGTCAACGCCACCGTCAAGGACGACCAGATCGTCTACCCGGCCAGCGAGAACGTGTCGATCGCGGTCGACACCGAGCGAGGCCTGCTCACTCCGGTGCTCCGCGACGCCGCATCGAAGAACATCGCCGCGATCGCGCACGAGATCGCCGACCTCGCCGCTCGTACGCGCGACAACAAGCTGAAGCCGGATGAGCTCGCCGGGGGAACCTTCACGCTGACCAACACCGGTTCGCGTGGAGCGCTGTTCGACACGCCCGTCGTGTTCCTCCCCCAGTCCGCGATCCTCGGCACGGGTACCGTCGTCAAGCGCCCCGGCCTGGTCAAGGTCGGCGGCTCCGACGCGATCGCAATCCGTTCGTACGTCTACCTCGCCCTGTCGTACGACCACCGCATCATCGATGGTGCAGACGCCGCGCGCTTCCTCGGCGCGGTCAAGGCACGTCTCGAGGCGGCACAGTTCGCTTCGCAGCTCGGCGCCTGA
- a CDS encoding PAC2 family protein: MPFSGEIHERVANAPVVPRGLPLVALLTGFTDAGSAVSGLIDHLRETTSPQPVVVFDNDMLLDYRARRPVISFDQDHLTEFRPQRLELSLATDALGQPFLLLAGYEPDFAWNAFAQVVLDLAAEYEVTGLNWVHSIAMPVPHTRPIGTTVSGNRRELNVAHSVWRPRTQVPATAGHLLEFRFAERGDRAVGFVLLVPHYLAETENPDAVITAAERLMASTGLVLVLDAVQERRDDYLGRIDEQVLGNEELQQMVHNLERRYDAYMAGRDPDDGTYDDGGFSERDIPSADELAAELERYLASRPSGDEDKPGRG, from the coding sequence ATGCCCTTCTCCGGAGAGATCCATGAACGTGTTGCGAACGCACCGGTGGTGCCGCGCGGTCTGCCTCTGGTGGCGCTCCTGACCGGCTTCACCGATGCGGGCAGTGCCGTATCCGGTCTGATCGACCACCTGCGGGAGACCACGTCTCCGCAGCCGGTGGTCGTGTTCGACAACGACATGCTGCTCGACTACCGCGCCCGGCGTCCGGTGATCTCCTTCGATCAGGATCACCTGACCGAGTTCCGGCCGCAGCGACTGGAGCTCTCGCTGGCGACCGACGCTCTCGGCCAGCCCTTCCTCCTGCTCGCCGGCTACGAGCCGGACTTCGCCTGGAACGCGTTCGCGCAGGTGGTTCTCGATCTGGCCGCCGAGTACGAGGTCACGGGTCTCAACTGGGTCCACTCGATCGCGATGCCCGTTCCCCACACGCGTCCGATCGGGACCACTGTCAGTGGCAACCGTCGTGAGTTGAATGTGGCGCATTCGGTGTGGCGTCCTCGCACGCAGGTGCCGGCCACGGCCGGACACCTTCTCGAGTTCCGGTTCGCCGAGCGTGGAGATCGTGCGGTCGGATTCGTCCTTCTCGTTCCTCACTATCTCGCGGAGACCGAGAACCCCGACGCGGTCATCACGGCGGCCGAGCGACTGATGGCATCGACAGGGCTCGTCCTCGTACTCGACGCCGTCCAGGAGCGTCGCGACGACTATCTCGGGCGTATCGATGAGCAGGTCCTCGGCAACGAGGAGCTGCAGCAGATGGTGCACAACCTCGAACGTCGCTACGACGCCTACATGGCGGGTCGTGATCCCGACGACGGAACCTACGACGACGGCGGATTCAGCGAACGGGACATCCCGAGCGCCGACGAGCTCGCCGCCGAGCTCGAGCGCTACCTCGCGTCCCGTCCATCGGGGGATGAGGACAAACCCGGTCGGGGGTGA
- a CDS encoding sugar-transfer associated ATP-grasp domain-containing protein: MSRLSLAPRVRYLIGRARRIDVGSVVERAREASAQHHKAVPSIVVDMLWSAARHNVGFQDYIDYDFAMLTRAERETYMTHPVSNQLSQRYDHPDFRWIFQDKVEFDKQFSEHLHREWLVVDATNADAVREFTQRLGTIVTKEPVGQAGTGVHRYHAADVEDWDDFHRGLLARGELLIEEVIRQHDALAAVCPGTVNTTRITAFFDGEKAHILAMAQKFGRGAVSDQMTFGGFYTMLDENGRAVGSGYDSHGHVHENHPDTGFPIAEFQLPYMDEVRAFIDQVARVVPQVQYVGWDVVVSPDGPVLVEGNWGAGVYENKPSVTGIRTGHKPRYREVIGF, encoded by the coding sequence ATGTCACGTCTTTCCCTCGCGCCCCGCGTCCGCTACCTGATCGGACGCGCGCGGCGCATCGATGTCGGCTCGGTCGTCGAGCGCGCCAGAGAAGCCTCGGCGCAGCACCACAAGGCGGTGCCGTCGATCGTGGTCGACATGCTGTGGTCGGCGGCGCGGCACAACGTCGGCTTCCAGGACTACATCGACTATGACTTCGCGATGCTGACCCGCGCCGAGCGCGAGACCTACATGACCCATCCCGTGTCGAATCAGCTCTCCCAGCGGTACGACCACCCCGACTTCCGCTGGATCTTCCAGGACAAGGTCGAGTTCGACAAGCAGTTCTCCGAGCATCTGCACCGAGAATGGCTCGTCGTCGACGCGACGAACGCCGATGCCGTGCGTGAGTTCACACAGCGTCTCGGCACCATCGTCACGAAGGAGCCGGTCGGTCAGGCGGGAACCGGTGTGCACCGGTATCACGCTGCGGATGTGGAGGACTGGGACGACTTCCACCGCGGTCTCCTCGCACGCGGGGAGCTGCTGATCGAAGAGGTCATCCGGCAGCATGACGCCCTGGCAGCGGTCTGCCCCGGCACGGTGAACACGACCCGCATCACCGCGTTCTTCGATGGCGAGAAGGCACACATCCTCGCCATGGCGCAGAAGTTCGGCCGCGGCGCGGTGAGCGACCAGATGACGTTCGGCGGCTTCTATACGATGCTCGACGAGAACGGGCGGGCAGTCGGCTCCGGTTACGACTCACACGGCCACGTGCACGAGAACCACCCGGATACCGGATTCCCGATCGCCGAGTTCCAGCTGCCGTACATGGACGAGGTGCGAGCGTTCATCGACCAGGTGGCGCGCGTGGTGCCGCAGGTGCAGTACGTCGGTTGGGATGTCGTGGTCTCCCCCGACGGCCCCGTGCTCGTCGAGGGCAACTGGGGTGCCGGCGTCTACGAGAACAAGCCCAGTGTCACCGGCATCCGCACCGGTCACAAGCCCCGCTACCGCGAGGTCATCGGCTTCTGA
- a CDS encoding DUF4191 family protein, with amino-acid sequence MAKRAPEPEKRPGFFSQIKSLFRFTREAYSWLPWAQVGILIGGILLGLIAGYLIPPFQIWTLVLWGVSGLMFGVLGAMFLMTRLSTSAMYTKIDGMPGATGHVLSTSLGRRWQASETPVGINPKTQEAVYRTVGRGGVVIVGEGARGRLTRLVNEERSKVQRVANGVPVTVLYVGHGDDEVTISDLAKTIKKLPKAVDKATMGAVIRRIESVSQSLSSLPIPKGIDPTKVRAQRPR; translated from the coding sequence ATGGCAAAGCGTGCTCCCGAACCCGAAAAGCGTCCTGGGTTCTTCTCCCAGATCAAGTCCCTCTTCCGGTTCACCCGTGAGGCCTACTCGTGGCTGCCCTGGGCGCAGGTCGGCATTCTCATCGGCGGCATCCTGCTCGGCCTGATCGCCGGCTACTTGATCCCTCCGTTCCAGATCTGGACGCTCGTCCTCTGGGGCGTGAGCGGACTCATGTTCGGTGTCCTCGGCGCGATGTTCCTCATGACCCGCCTGTCGACCTCGGCGATGTACACCAAGATCGACGGGATGCCCGGGGCGACGGGGCATGTGCTCAGCACCAGCCTCGGACGACGCTGGCAGGCCTCGGAGACGCCGGTCGGCATCAACCCCAAGACCCAGGAGGCCGTGTACCGCACGGTCGGCCGCGGCGGCGTCGTCATCGTCGGCGAAGGCGCCCGCGGTCGCCTGACTCGCCTTGTCAACGAGGAGCGCAGCAAGGTGCAGCGCGTGGCCAACGGTGTGCCGGTGACGGTGCTGTACGTCGGTCACGGCGACGACGAGGTCACGATCTCCGACCTCGCCAAGACCATCAAGAAGCTGCCGAAGGCGGTGGACAAGGCGACGATGGGTGCCGTCATCCGCCGCATCGAATCCGTCTCGCAGTCGCTGTCGTCGCTGCCCATCCCCAAGGGGATCGACCCGACGAAGGTTCGGGCGCAGCGTCCTCGCTGA
- a CDS encoding alanine racemase C-terminal domain-containing protein, with amino-acid sequence MADLRRDAWGHGVLAVAHAVTVAGARHVLVDSPGEVDALALEGISATVEGKADIDPAALYGLSGGGVPPVMRLVGHVLSTKPLRAGDAVSYGYTHRASADTSVALVTGGYAQGIVRALGNQACVEVATTARPIVGRVAMDVCVIDLEGTPVSLGEEITFFGGRGAAAGNLARWASITGLSEAELVTVAGSHASRGWEA; translated from the coding sequence GTGGCCGATCTCCGACGCGATGCCTGGGGGCATGGCGTGCTCGCCGTCGCCCACGCGGTCACGGTTGCGGGCGCTCGACACGTGCTGGTGGACTCGCCCGGTGAGGTCGACGCGCTCGCCCTGGAAGGCATCTCCGCGACCGTCGAGGGCAAGGCTGATATCGATCCGGCAGCGCTGTACGGATTGTCTGGCGGGGGTGTTCCGCCGGTCATGCGTCTGGTGGGCCATGTGCTCTCTACGAAGCCTCTCCGCGCCGGTGACGCCGTCTCCTACGGCTATACGCACCGCGCGTCGGCTGATACCTCTGTCGCCCTGGTGACCGGAGGGTACGCGCAGGGGATCGTGCGTGCGCTGGGCAATCAGGCGTGCGTCGAGGTGGCCACGACAGCCCGCCCCATCGTCGGTCGTGTCGCGATGGACGTCTGCGTGATCGATCTCGAAGGCACTCCGGTCTCCCTGGGCGAGGAGATCACCTTCTTCGGGGGCAGAGGTGCGGCAGCAGGCAACCTGGCGCGGTGGGCGTCGATCACCGGTCTGTCGGAAGCCGAGCTCGTCACGGTCGCCGGCTCTCACGCATCTCGCGGGTGGGAGGCGTGA
- a CDS encoding coenzyme F420-0:L-glutamate ligase gives MQANEGKALETSVDGKNYARIPLRTRVVMPNDDIDAIITEYAKDSVQPGDLLFVTEKIVAITQGRSYRLDEIKPRKLALFLSKYVTRTPYGIGLGMPETMEMALRECGTPRILFASAVAAVTKAFGRRGDFYRIAGDKARAIDGPTKHTIPPYNEAVVLGPKDPDGVAARVKKLIGGQAEVAVVDINDLGGNILGSTLDKDGERRLIRILGDNPLGQGLESTPLGIVRAV, from the coding sequence ATGCAGGCGAACGAGGGCAAGGCGCTCGAGACGAGCGTCGACGGCAAGAACTACGCGCGTATCCCGCTGCGCACCCGCGTCGTGATGCCGAACGATGACATCGACGCGATCATCACGGAGTACGCCAAGGACTCCGTGCAGCCGGGCGACCTGCTGTTCGTCACCGAGAAGATCGTCGCGATCACGCAGGGGCGGTCGTACCGCCTCGATGAGATCAAGCCGCGCAAGCTCGCTCTGTTCCTCTCCAAGTACGTCACCCGCACGCCGTACGGCATCGGGCTCGGCATGCCGGAGACCATGGAGATGGCGCTGCGGGAGTGCGGCACGCCGCGCATCCTGTTCGCGTCCGCTGTCGCGGCGGTGACCAAGGCTTTCGGTCGGCGGGGAGACTTCTACCGCATCGCCGGCGACAAGGCTCGCGCGATCGACGGGCCGACGAAGCACACGATCCCGCCGTACAACGAGGCGGTCGTGCTCGGTCCGAAGGACCCCGACGGGGTCGCCGCACGTGTGAAGAAGCTGATCGGCGGCCAGGCTGAGGTGGCGGTCGTAGACATCAACGACCTCGGCGGCAACATCCTCGGATCGACGCTCGACAAGGACGGCGAGCGCCGCCTCATCCGCATCCTCGGCGACAACCCGCTCGGCCAGGGACTCGAGTCCACTCCGCTCGGCATCGTTCGGGCGGTCTGA
- a CDS encoding leucyl aminopeptidase, translating into MTLPVLSHTDDQFPGSAADAAVLVVPDLSKYSSALDGHPGLADILTGIGFTGAASAFVRVHAPDISSVPFAVVGTGANASSSSVRNAVGAALRVFTGYETIAVALAPGLEDFATAAAEGAVLGGHRFEGYRSDKGKARASRVVLHTSVDDDALTRAQAIGDAVALVKDLVHVPAEWQSPAQLAQSAADSVADLDVTVEILDEVALEEQGFGGIIGVGQGSDRPPRLVRLDYAPADATRHIALVGKGITFDTGGLSLKPAASMVGMKFDMAGAATSLAALRAIATLGLPVRVTAWLCIADNMPSGRATRPGDVLRMLDGTTVEVLNTDAEGRLVMGDGLVAASREHPDVIIDVATLTGAIILALGHRHTGVMGDDATVSAFLAAAESVDEPAWHMPLPEYMEDTLDSPIADLINANMGDRAGGASFAGLFLRRFVGRVSDADDAPRIPWVHLDIAGSGEHGSSPYGFTEKGPTGAMVRSIVAFADASHTEA; encoded by the coding sequence ATGACGCTTCCCGTGCTCTCGCACACAGACGACCAGTTCCCCGGAAGCGCTGCCGATGCTGCAGTGCTCGTCGTCCCGGACCTCTCCAAGTACTCGTCCGCGCTGGACGGCCATCCCGGTCTCGCCGACATCCTCACGGGGATCGGATTCACCGGAGCGGCTTCGGCATTCGTGCGCGTCCACGCACCTGACATCTCTTCGGTACCGTTCGCGGTCGTCGGAACGGGCGCGAACGCGTCGTCGTCATCGGTGCGCAACGCCGTGGGCGCCGCCCTGCGGGTGTTCACGGGATACGAGACCATCGCGGTGGCTCTCGCCCCGGGTCTGGAGGACTTCGCGACCGCCGCCGCAGAAGGTGCCGTCCTCGGCGGGCACCGCTTCGAGGGCTACCGGAGCGACAAGGGCAAGGCCCGTGCGTCCCGGGTCGTCCTCCACACGAGTGTCGACGACGACGCTCTGACCCGTGCACAGGCGATCGGTGACGCCGTCGCCCTCGTCAAGGATCTCGTGCACGTGCCTGCCGAATGGCAGAGTCCGGCACAGCTCGCGCAGAGCGCGGCAGACAGCGTCGCAGACCTCGACGTCACGGTGGAGATCCTCGACGAGGTCGCGCTGGAAGAGCAGGGCTTCGGGGGAATCATCGGCGTCGGACAGGGGTCGGATCGCCCGCCACGTCTCGTGCGACTCGACTACGCTCCCGCCGACGCCACGCGCCATATCGCCCTGGTCGGCAAGGGCATCACCTTCGACACCGGCGGACTCTCCTTGAAGCCGGCAGCATCGATGGTGGGGATGAAGTTCGACATGGCCGGCGCAGCGACCAGCCTCGCGGCTCTCCGTGCGATCGCGACGCTCGGGTTACCGGTTCGGGTGACGGCCTGGCTCTGCATCGCCGACAACATGCCCTCCGGTCGCGCGACGCGACCCGGCGACGTCCTGCGCATGCTCGACGGCACCACGGTGGAGGTGCTCAACACGGATGCCGAAGGCCGTCTGGTCATGGGCGACGGACTCGTGGCGGCCAGTCGCGAGCACCCCGACGTGATCATCGACGTCGCGACTCTGACCGGTGCGATCATCCTCGCCCTCGGGCACCGCCACACCGGCGTCATGGGCGACGACGCCACAGTTTCCGCGTTTCTCGCCGCGGCGGAATCCGTCGACGAGCCGGCCTGGCACATGCCGCTGCCCGAATACATGGAAGACACCCTCGACTCGCCGATCGCCGATCTGATCAATGCGAACATGGGCGACCGTGCCGGCGGAGCATCCTTCGCCGGTCTGTTCCTGCGACGTTTCGTCGGCCGGGTGTCCGACGCGGACGATGCCCCGCGCATCCCCTGGGTGCATCTCGACATCGCCGGCTCCGGCGAGCACGGGAGCTCCCCCTACGGTTTCACTGAGAAGGGCCCGACCGGCGCGATGGTGCGATCGATCGTCGCCTTCGCAGACGCATCCCATACGGAGGCATGA